The Leguminivora glycinivorella isolate SPB_JAAS2020 unplaced genomic scaffold, LegGlyc_1.1 Scaffold3, whole genome shotgun sequence DNA window CAAAACTTGTTTACTGTTTTTTGTCATATTACTGGCACCAGAAATCTTATCATAGTTCAGAGTTCTTATTGATATGCGTCGAGTTCCTATTGATAAGCGTTGTAATGTTACATCAAACATCATGGTTATAGATCCATTCATGTTGACGCGCAGATTTGTCAAATCCAACTTTTAAAGTCACGTGTCTTAGTTAATGACAGGATTGACATGGCACATTATATCACATCTTTTTTTAAAGGCCATCCGCCAGTTAGTTCCAAAGCAGACAATCATAATGACGAATCTGTtgctgttcgtgtttttgagtATTTTCTTAACATTTGTAAATGCTCAAGAATTGTCTAGTTTAATCAGAAATACAAATTTGGGTAGGATTGATCCTGTGACAGATAAAAAGATTTTAAATGCTGTTGTAAGAGCTAATCCTAATCTAAATGAGTATCCAGACCTTCGAGACACGACATCGCAAGGGCTACTATATGTTTCTGTGAAATATCAAGATAATCGTCATGCTATTATAGGAGTAATATCTGGCCCAAGTCCATATTCTGGTAAGTTCAGCatttttatctacattaagTTTATaatggtagatgtgggtgttaaGTCTGCAAggctcaagtgggattgggcaggacatgtctgccgaatgcatccagatcggtgggccaaattggctaccgactggacaccacagattagccggggcagaggtaggccaaagaaaagatggcgggatgacctcgacgcattttgcagcgactggccagagcaggcggcaaatcgtgatgagtggcggaagaaaggggaggcctttgcccagcagtgggacacaattataggctaggaaaaaaaaaaaaaaaaagtttataataTGCTTGGGAGCGATAAGCAAATGGCCCATATTATGAAATCCATgcatattcatttttaacccccgacgcaaaaacgacggggtgttataagtttgacgtatctgtctgtctgtctgtctgtttgtctgtctgtctgtctgtgtcagtttgtctgtctgtctgtctgtgtcagtCCGTgacatcgtagttcccgaacggatgaaccgatttagatttagttttttttttgtttgaaaactgagttactcgggagtgttcttagccatgtttcatgaaaatcggtccactatatgtcgcggtcgggagtttttccataattttgtggtcattaggtactttacgaTGTCGGCAACGGATAAAATTTAGAACTTCTATTCAGAAGAAAAATCATATTTGCTCATCATCAGACAGTTCATCGATCAGTCATTTGTTTCTCTTCAAATATGGAGTTCTCGCAACGGGTAAATGAATCCTTAGAAATCTTATCGTCTGCGCAGAATGTCTTTTTCTTCCATCTATCGGTCGTCATCTCAATCTCATCATTCATTTGCATTCGTTTCATCATCTCCCTCACAGTCCATCTATCCTTTCCTCAGTTTTCACCTCCCAACGTATGTCTGTTTCGGTTGCTTTTCGATATCAAAACATTAacacaatattttctaatataATGAAAACGTATTTGCTAATAATTCCTCATGTTTTGTCCATCAGGATATGTTGAAGTCACCTTTAATGGAGGCCCCCTGCCTACCTCCCCTAGTTCTCCTCTGCACCAAGGTTCGGGCAAACTGAACTTGTCAAGGTTTACTGAATTAAACCGTAACCTAGGACTACCGAGGGACTAAAGAGACCCACAGAAAATAATCCAGGCATTCATGACTAAAAACCCTAGGCTTCCAACGGGTTTAGGAAGCTTCCTGGAAGTGGGAAAGATCACAAGGACATCTGCATATTTGTACGTGAAACAACCTAATTTTCAATACGAGGGTGACGTATATGTgtcattgtaaataaatcacaaataaATAGAACAGAGACGACCCTAGTGTACTATTTCATTCGTAATGTTACGTTAtgtttttgaataattttgttTTGGCATAGATAAGTATAAGTTAGAAATTAGTAACTCGATCCATACCTAccgaataatttaattttcccctcactagctcggaaacacgtgttttgtcctttaataccagcaggtaaaaacgcattttatccactagtgggtaaagtaatttgaccttgaataaagtcaaattaactgctttaaaattgataaaagtaggtgaatctagtaataaagatgatttaccacctgtggaactactggaagcagtgataaacgcatttttagcgttgtagtttcctcgctatagtgagggaaaagttttgtgttacactcgggtgcaaatgtattttacttctcgtgtgttaaaaaactcgcaagttcaggattctattctcgaaccactcgcttcgctcgtggttcaactatagaatcctttcacttgcttgtttttcaattccacactcggcgttaaaatacaactttgcccccttgtataacaaataactattttgaatCTTAACTTTTTGAACATTCGAATGCCAAGGACCACTAAAAGGTCATAGCCTGTGTATCTACGACGCCAATTTCAAGACACGTCATCGTCAtgcagcagaagtctatgaaAAACCCAATACAAAAATTTTGCGAACACTAAATTTGATGATAAACGATTTGGTGCAATCGACCCTTAAAGAGTTGTGGCGGACGGTTATCAAGGCGACTTTCCTacgaccaaagacatatgtaactccgtatagacggataaagtctaagaaaaaaacgtactgaggtacgtttttttcttagactttatcccatagagaaaaattaaaattttgaaaaaacccccgcccgcgacgtagtagaccgattttcgtgaaacatggctaagaacactctcgactaactcagctttcagacaaaaaagctaaatctaaatcggttcatccgttcgggagctacgatgccacagacagacacacacacacacacagacagacaaacagacagatagacagacagaaacatcccgtcgtttttgcgtcgggggttaaaaagatacgatggcctagatggcgttacatttTTGGGGAAcgttcggctagatggcgctaatatcaatattttagtacatatcaagctaagaatatgggcgaaattgtcaaaactgaggttcaaaagttctaagcttgtgtcgagagatggcagtctatgcactgttattacacattttacttcgacagtaactctctataatactcgatcctctttgctactaCTGACACTTACTGTCAGTCAAGTTTTATATTCGCTCTTGACCAGTTGACATTTTATGAGGTTTATCGGCCCGGAAAATCATTCAAAAGGTCAGCAGCAACGGgccaatagggaacttgactgtagttaaaattaaatattttataccacgcacgaaataaagcatcagataattataagaaaatcatggacagaagttatttttaaatccaatttctagataataagtcaggtagaaatatataaagtaactgagttgaccgtgacgtcactcaattcaatttcatataaattacaaattagcaagtcgttcaaattcgttttgacagttcttaaaaaaaaactgatttgactaggaggcaagtagcctattatccAAGATGTCATTAAGTTATCGCGCCGTAaaccagcaattcccgtcaactttgtacaaaaattaagggaaaagttaaatttgtttttattaattcctattttgttaccaagattttgttgatgaattgagattttattaagttttatttcgtcattaaggttctctagtatctatattttcttaattataacaattatcctgtatatatcttacgaaagtcgaattatattactaaatgttggtaacaaaataggatcaattaaaatttgctgacgtggcattgtacaaagttgacgggaattgctgaaacataaataaagatctgttttcatgaaaatcatcAGCAAACACTTTTTTCGCTAAAGATATTATAAGACGAGTCTATTATTATTCCAAATACGTAATGATATTCTTATTATTTACCTCAAATACATATAACAGACTCGTGTGGATTTCCACGTGCCAACATAATAAGCCAATAACAATAAACAGGCGTAACGAGAAGGCAATCTTGGGGTAAATATCAACATATCAATACTTGTGCGTAAACCAATATTCTAAAGCTTAAGCTACATAGGTAtacaatgtactatcagctgtaaaagtggatggcgaatttatcaatgaattcattcataatttctcaatGCTCTTTTGCAGCTGATATAGGCCAAAACATAGACTATAGAGCTTGGCAAAAAAGCGTAGAAATGGATcaaatttttcagtacagatggtgttttttttacgcactagtgccagaagtggttcattatatgccaggtcgaaatttcggagggccatctatactgaaaaacgtcgtacgatacacgtgcgaaaaggaaattcgtaactcgtgtcgatttaaaacactcccttcggtcgtgttttaatttatcgccactcgtttcgaacgtCCTTTTTTATGCATgaattgtatcgtaatgtactatttcagtacagatggtgtctttttacgcactagtgcgagaagtggttcattatatgtcaggtcgaaacttcggagggccatctgcactgaaaaacgtcgtacgatgcacctgcgaaaaggaaattcgtaactagtgtcgatttaaaacacttcgcccgtgttttaatttattgccactcatTTTGAACTTCCCTTTTTTCTCACTTGTATcttaatttactattttatcatagcaacacttttttttctcataCAAAGTTGTCAGAGTAGTTGCCATATGCAAAACGGCTTACATGGAAACGGTGACTcccttatttattattttctaccCTTTTTTCCAGGCTGTAcgcttttttttataccacatcgATGGCAAATAGGCATACAttccgcctgatagaaagcggtcaccgtaacctatggacgcctgtacattcctttttgaaGGACACTTTCGAGTACCTAACGTATTCAAAATTTTCTAAATCGTCAAAAACCATGGCAGAGGTAAaggttttgacgaccggtctggcctagcgcgtagtgaccctgcctgctacgccgcggtcccgggttcgattcccggtaagggcatttatttgtgtgatgagcacagatatttgttcctgagtcatggatgttttctatgtatataagtatttgtatattatatatatcgttgtctgagtacccacaacacaagccttcttgagcttaccgtaggactcagtcaatctgcgtgaatgtcctataatatttatttatttatttattatt harbors:
- the LOC125242042 gene encoding uncharacterized protein LOC125242042, translated to MTNLLLFVFLSIFLTFVNAQELSSLIRNTNLGRIDPVTDKKILNAVVRANPNLNEYPDLRDTTSQGLLYVSVKYQDNRHAIIGVISGPSPYSGYVEVTFNGGPLPTSPSSPLHQGSGKLNLSRFTELNRNLGLPRD